The Bradysia coprophila strain Holo2 chromosome X, BU_Bcop_v1, whole genome shotgun sequence genomic interval TGGCGTTAGACCAGCTCGCACCACATTATCCGAACATGCCATGCATTCGATGCAATCACCACTCAAGTAAGCGTGCGGCTCTTTGGCTGGTAAAAATATCGCCTGTCCCGGTTGCAATTCGATTACGTTTAGGAAGAATAGACAGAGACTACCAACATCGTTGGGAAATTGTTCGTTCAGTTGATGGAATATTCGTCGGTCGGTGGTCGGCTCTTCATATTGGcaaatgagaaaattatttcgtttcaatGTCGACAGATGAACTGGTACTTGCCCTTCGTTTGGAATGATTCGTTCAACTTAGCTATGCAGGAATGAACATCGGAATCTTTGGAATGCATCAACAATGAAAAGCAATGTCTCAATCCATCCGGTCCGTTTACTTTGAtttgttcgacattttcgGCACCTATCAGAACGTACAACGGTTCGTTTTctgcaaaaataaataaattagaatcGGACTTGCAGTTTCATGTCATCATTATTGTACACCTTTCAAATTAGTGTAAATCTCCTCGTACGGACGAAATCCACACAACGCTAAAAATGGTGTTAGAGCTATCGCCAATTCTGGCTTATGATTTGGATCTTTGTACAGGTCTGGACGACTAGCAAATAGTTTCTCAGCTTCAGACTacaatttagaaaaatattattcccTGTTCACACCAACGACTTCAACGACCAACACATCACCTTACTCGGATGCACTTGAATGCTTAATGCTTTGCCGATGCTCAacactttcaacaaaaatggtAATTTGCTCATTCCACCAATCAATTCTTTGTCTTTAGCCAACAATTGATCTAAAGATTGATCAGTACCCGATACAATTGACGGACCGCTGACATGGTCGCCCATCCACAATTCAGCATAGCAATTTTCGTTGTCAATATTGAACGACAAATTGTTTGCCTTTGCCAGCGTTGCCACTTTGGACTGGGCTCCCAATTTTCCCCAATCGTATGACTTTATTGCACCTTCAAGTTCCATGATTGACACTTTGTTGCACTGTACTATACACAGAAAgtgaatgtgttttgatttgCAAAACGTCTGATTAAAATCGAACCGGTTTTATCGCATATTGAGCTCGTTCAGAGCGTATCAAGTTATGAACGACAGACACTAATCTGTTCATTTCTGTGTGTAAATGCTCTAAATGTCAGTTCGTTGgttaattttgttattgttttacAGACATTTCTATACACATTTATGTAGAGGAACTGCCATGACTGTATGGCTTGGAAGTTTTCGGTATTTACACAGAGTATACGTCACTGTGTATGGTATTTTAGGGTTGCCAGTTATGCTTTTCATTCATTGAGTGTAAATGTATCTAAATGCTCGAAAAAGTTATTTATCTGGTATAATCTATCCAAATATCTATCTTTCTATGTAGAGTATAGTATACCAGGAGATAGACTAAATACAATCTGAATTTCCTGTAACAATACTGACTGAGAAAATGGTGGAAGGTCGGTGTTGGTCGTGTTGCCCTAATCaaaacgatatttttgtttatatttctatttttattccGGATATCTCTGTAAGATACAATGTCATGTATTTATATAACGTTCGCCTTCGTCAACCGACTCTCAAAATTATAATTAGATCCtcaaataaatcaacaaaatccTATAAACTTAGgaatttgatttgttaaacattttagttagttagtttagATAGTATAGAACATGCGATACAGTGTGGTGATAAGACAATAGTTTCGCTATTGAGTACGGGCTCACAAAATTATCGTAGAGTGAAAAACGTGTCAATTGGACACTATACGATATGACATCTGATAACAAATCGTTGGGAGCAACTATGACAGATTTAATGAATATTGT includes:
- the LOC119085629 gene encoding mannose-6-phosphate isomerase, which translates into the protein MELEGAIKSYDWGKLGAQSKVATLAKANNLSFNIDNENCYAELWMGDHVSGPSIVSGTDQSLDQLLAKDKELIGGMSKLPFLLKVLSIGKALSIQVHPSKSEAEKLFASRPDLYKDPNHKPELAIALTPFLALCGFRPYEEIYTNLKENEPLYVLIGAENVEQIKVNGPDGLRHCFSLLMHSKDSDVHSCIAKLNESFQTKEPTTDRRIFHQLNEQFPNDVGSLCLFFLNVIELQPGQAIFLPAKEPHAYLSGDCIECMACSDNVVRAGLTPKYKDVETLLAMLNYDGSSGESKIFQPKVVDEHQLLFAPAVEDFAVVKIQVSTKKYRIKNSKFGSIIIVLAGKASANAQNLEPVALKEGKICFVPATSSYIDVDVTEDLVAYQAMYNDFS